Genomic DNA from bacterium:
GCCAGCCACCACAAGGCCCGCCTCGGGATCAATGGTGACCGGAACAGGTGAGGCAGAGGCCTTCAACCCTTCCGCCACCTGCATCATATTGGGCACGAAGTCCGCGTCCAGGGGGAAAACGGAGGCGACTTTTTCAAGCTCGTCGTAGATAGATGCTCTGGTGGGCATGGGCTCCCTCGCCTCGCCGAGCCTGCGCTCGAAGCTCGCGACAGAGGGCTCCTTTCGATTCAACCAGTCGTTCGCCCCGCTGCCGAAGCGGCGCGCCAGACCGCGCAACGCCTCGTAGCGGTCCATCATCTCCTGAGGTGCGGCGGAGAGGATATCCAGGAAGGCATCGATCATCGGCCGCTTGATGCCTTTCCAGTCGACCTCCCATGACCTAAATCTCTCAGGACCGGTTCCCGCGAGGGATAACTTAGGAAACAAACCCACAGAATGGTTAAAGGTGCCGGCCATAATTTCCCCGTCGAGGAAATTCCTCACCCACTCGTTACCGTCATTGAATTGAAAGACCGACATATCCAACGCATCGAGCCTAGCCATCGTGCCTCCTGTTATGTGAATAGTTTGCCCCTGTCAGATGCCGTATAATAGTCGATGAATAATAAAATTATCCGCCGCTGGTCAAGGTTTTTGATTCCGGACCTGTATGCAAAATGATTTTAGAGGATCTCTTTGACCGCCTTGATCACGGCATCTGCGGTGATCCCCCGCTTCTCCATAACGATCTCGCCGGGGGCGGAGGCGCCGAAGCGGTCGATGCCGATGACCCTGCCGCAATCGCCCACCCAGCGATGCCAACCCACGGTTGCGCCCGCCTCGACGGCCACGCGCGCCTTGATACGCGGCGGCAGCACCGAGTCGCGATACGCCTGATCCTGCGCCTCGAAGAGCTCCCACGAGGGCATGGAGACCACGCGCACAGGGATATCCTCCGAGAGGAGCCAACCCTGCGCCTCCAGCGCCAGATGCACCTCCGAGCCGGTGGCGATGATGATCGCCTGGGGTTCTCTCTCGCAATCGGAGAGCACGTATGCGCCCTTCTTGAGACAGTCCGAAGCCGCGCCGCTGTCGAGCACCGGCAGGTTCTGCCGAGAGAGCGCAAGCGCCACCGGTCCGTCGTGCGCGAGCGCCCAGCACCACGCACTCAGGGTCTCGTTGGCGTCCGCAGGCCGGATGAGCACGAGCCCTGGCATGGCGCGCAGGGAAACCAGGTGCTCGATCGGCTGGTGGGTGGGACCGTCCTCGCCCAGCCCCACGGAGTCGTGCGTGAAGACGAAGATCGAATGCGCGGACATGAGCGCCGCGATCCTGATCGCAGGCCTCATATAGTCGGAGAAGACGAGAAACGTGGATCCGTACGGGATGAGACCTCCGTGGATCGCCATGCCGTTCACGATCGAGCCCATCGCGTGCTCGCGAACCCCGAAGTGGAGATTGCGGCCGGAGAAATTGTCGGCCTCAAAGTCGCCTCCGCCGTCGATCAAAGTTTTTGTCGAAGGCCCGAGATCCGCCGAGCCGCCGATGAGATTGGGCAGCGCCTTCGCAAGGGCGTTGATCGTCTTGCCTGAGGCGGCGCGCGTGGATATCGGCTTGCTCCCCTCGAAGCGGGGCAGCGCCTCTTCCCATCCGCCCGGGAGCCTGCCCGCGATCTCGGCCTCGAACCTCGCCGCATCCTGAGGATATCTTTCCCTGTAGCGCGCCAGCACCTGCCTCCACTCCTCCTCGCGACGCCCTCCCTCCTCTGCGACGAGCGCGAAGCGCTCCCTCACCCCTTCCGGCACCTCGAACGGCGGGAGCCGCCACTTGAAAAACTCCCTGGTCGCCTTGTTAGCGTCGGGCCCAAGCGGCTCGCCGTGCACAGAGGCCGTGTCGTGCTTCGGGCTCCCAAAGCCTATATGCGTGCGCACGGCGATCAGCGAGGGCCTTTTCTTTTCAGCCCTCGCCTTCTTTATCGCCCCCTCGATCGCGCCGAGGTCGTTCCCGTCCTTCACGCGCTGCGTGTGCCAGCCGTACGCTTCAAAACGGCGGAGCACGTCTTCGGTAAAGGCGAGCTCAGTGCTCCCCTCTATGGAGATGTGGTTGTCGTCGTAGAGATAGACGAGTTTGCCGAGCCCCAGGTGCCCGGCGATCGAAGCGGCCTCCGAAGAGACGCCCTCCATGAGATCGCCGTCGGAGACTATCGCATACGTGAAATGATCGATAAGTTCCGCGCCGGGCCTGTTGTAGCGCGAGGCCATGAAACGCTCGGCTATGGCCATGCCCACGCCCATGCCGAATCCCTGGCCGAGAGGACCCGTGGTCGTCTCTACGCCCGGGGCGCATGCGCGCTCGGGGTGACCCGGGGTCTGGCTTTCGTACTGCCTGAAATTTTTGACCTCCTCGACCGCAAGCCCGTAGCCCGAGAGATGGAGCAAGGCGTAGAGCATCGCAGAGCCGTGGCCCGCGGAGAGGACGAACCGGTCGCGGTCGAACCAGAGGGGGTCCTTTGGATTGTGTTTGAGAAACTTCGTCCAGAGCACATAGGCCATGGGGGACGCGCCCAGCGGCAGACCGGGATGCCCGGATCTTGCGCGATCCACCGCATCCACGGCCAGCATCCTGATCGAATCGATGCAGAGTTGATCAACGTCGGGCTTGCGTTTCGTCATGCCGTCTTCCTCCTGGAGAATATCCCGCGCAGAGCAACGTTGATGATCAGGAGCAGAAGGAACGCAGCCGACGCCTTCCCAGCCCAGGGGGGCAGCATGAAACCCGCGTGATGCATGGCGTCCATCGACATCATCGAACCGTACCAAAGCCAGTTGAGCAGATATCCGAAAGCGATGCTCATCACCGCTATCGTCGCCACGTATATGACCGCCGCGCCCTTGCCGAGCTCCTTCGCGACCACGGTTATCGTCACGGCGTTCGTGGCCGGGCCTGCCAGCAGAAAGACCATGGCCGCGCCGGGGCTCATACCTTTGAGCATGAGCGCCGCCGCTATCGGCAGGGAACCGGTGGAACAGACGTACATAGGTATGCCTACGACCAACATGACCAACATCGAGATAAACGGCGAGCCCAGATACCGAATGATAAGCTCGTCAGGCACTGCGTAGGATATCACGCCGGCGATGAGAAGGCCTATGACCAGCCATCGCCAGATGTCGCCGAGCAGTTCCACAAACGCATAGCGGAGCATCTCGTAGATGCGTCCGCCCCTCCACCACTCCGGCTTGGCGCATCTTTCGCGCTCCCCTGTCCCGTGGCCCTCGACTCCGCACGCATGGCAGTGCTCGCCGTGATCGGCGTGGATCTCAAGCCCCCCTTCGATCGCCAGCGGTTCGTGCCTGGTTGTAAGAAGGATGTTTCCCAATATGCCCGCGATGAACGCGGTGACAGAGGCGGAGATGACGCGGAACACGGTGAAGAAGGGGCCCAGCAGCGAATACGTCGCCATTATCGAGTCCACGCCGGTTATCGGCGTGGCGATGAGAAAGCTCACCACCGAGCCCCGGCTCGCGCCCTTTTTGTTGAGCATCATGGCAGCCGGTATCACCCCGCAGGAGCAGAGAGGAAGCGGGATACCCAGGATCACGGATTTGATCACCGAGACCACGCTGCTGCGGCCGAGGTGCCTTGCGATCCACTCCATGGATATGAAGGCATGCAGGATACCTGCGAAGAAAAAACCGAAGAGCAGATAAGGCGCCATCTGATAGAACAGGGATATTGATTCGGAGAATACGCCTGTGATGTGCTGCATCTTATCCCCCCTGTTTTCGCCTGAGCAGGAATTCGAGTTTCGGGAGCCCCTTCGCCTCAGCCGCAATCCTGTCGCCGTCGCGCACCTCGCCCACGCCCGAGGGCGTGCCGCACATGATCACGTCGCCCTTCTCGAGTGTCATGAAGCGCGACACGTAGCTTATTATCGCCGCAGGGGTGAAGACCATGTCGCGGGCAAGACCTCGCTGGCGCTCATGACCGTTCACGGAGAGGGAGAACCAGAATGCCGACGGATCGAGCTCGCCGCCCACGCCCGCAAATTCGCCCATGACCGCCGCGTTGTCGAATCCCTTCGCGAGGGCCCAGGGGCCGCCGACCTTCTTGGCCTCCATCTGCACGGACCTCAGCGTGAAATCAATGCCGACCGCCCAGCCTGCTATCGATCCCTGCGCCCCCTCGATCGACAAACCGCTTCCGCCGTTTCCGATGAGGGCGCAGAGCTCTACCTCGTGATGGAGGAGGCCCAGAGATTGCGGTATGAATATCTCGGAGGGAGACGAGGCTACCGAGGAATTGGGTTTGATGAATATGATGGGTTCGGACGACGACGCGGTTCCCCCCATTTCCCTAGCGTGGTCAGGGAAGTTCCTGCCCACGCAGATGACCTTAGTGGGCTCATAGGCCTCACCGCCCAACCGGATCTGGCGCATACTACCGCCTCCTCAATTGTCCAGCCTCTCGAACTGGTCCTTGCCCACCCCGCACTCCGGGCAGACCCAGTCTTCGGGGACGTCCGCAAAGTCGGTGCCCGGCTCGACGCCGTTTGCCGGATCGCCCTTCGCAGGATCGTAGATGTAACCGCAGACCTGACACATCCATTTGTGCATATGAACCCCCGTTTATCTCTTCTTCAGCACCTTTCGATACTCATTGTACGTCAACGGCTCGCCCGAGTCGCGGGTGCCGGCGCGCACCACGTCCGCAACGAAGATCGTGTGAGTGTCCAGGCCCACGGTCTTCTCCCTGATCACCCTGCACTCGAAGAAGGCCTTTGCCTCGGGCAACACCGGCGCGCCCAGCTCGCCAGCCTCGTGCGCGCGGTCCGCGAACTTGTCCACCTTGCGTCCGCTCTGGAAACCGAAGCGCTTCACGTCCGCATAGCAGTGGGCGTACTCCCTGTCTATGACGTTTGCCGCAAAAATTCCGGACTCCATTATCATATCGTGCGTGAGCGAACGCTTGCCCACGCCGATAGCCATGCGCGGAGGCATGTTGGTCACCTGCATCAGCGAGTCGAGGCACTGGCCGTTGATGCGCCCCCCGGAGATCGAGGTGAGTATGTAGAGGCCGTGCGTAACGGAAAAGAGCGCCTGGTTGAGGCCTGCTGTATCGCTTGTGATCCTGAAGTCCATCGCAATCCTTTGGCCTGGCATCAGCCGTAGCCCTTCATCGCCTCCATCAGCGCATCCTTTGAATACGGGGTATCCACGAGCCCGCCCTGCGATATCCAGTCGAAGTGCTCCTCGAATGCCGGTCTGTCATTCCTGTAGATGACGCCGACGGGTATGCGATCCCCCCACTCCATGGAGGTTTTTATCGCAGTCTCCCAGTTCTTGGGGTCGTATCCCTCGGGCAGCGGCTGGCAGCGTTTCTTGTACCATGCGAAAGTATTGACCTTGTTGAAGGAGACGCACGGCTGCAGCACGTCCACCAGCGAGAAACCGCGATGCCCCATCGCCTGTTTGATCATCTCCACCGCGTGATCCTTCATGCCGGAGAAGCTCCGCGCCACGAATCCGGCGCGCATGGCGATCGCGACCCCGAGCGGATGGAGGGGCTCGGAGAAGGCCCCGGCCGGCTGGGCCTTTGTGACAAAGCCCTCCTCAGACGTGGGGCTCGCCTGTCCCTTGGTGAGGCCGTAGACCTGGTTGTTGTGCACTATCATCGTGACGTCCACGTTGCGCCTGATCGCGGCCATGAAGTGGTTGCCGCCCTCGCCGTAGGAACAGCCGTCGCCGCTCTCCACTATGACCGCGAGCTTGCGATTCGCGAGCTTGGCGCCGGTGGCAACCGGCAGCGCGCGGCCGTGCAGGCCGTCGAATACGTTGCAGTTGAGATAATGGGGCGCTTTGGCCGCCTGGCCTATGCCTGAGACGAATAGGACCTGATGCGGGGCGAGCGAAAGCTCGGCGAGCGCCTGCTTCACGCAGTCCAGGATCGCGAAGTTGCCGCAGCCCGGGCACCATGCAGTCTCGTATGTTCCGTAATCAGATACGTTGACCATCTCAACCTCTACGATTCCATCCCCTGTAAAATATACTCCGTGGTGATCGGCAGGCCGTCATAACGGAGTATCCTCTCCTTGATCTCGAAGCCGGTCTCTCGGCGCAAGAGTCTCGCGAACTGAGCCGTCGCGTTCCCCTCCACAGCCACCGTCCTCTTCGCGGACTCGAGCCGCTTCATGAACTGCAGAGGTTTCAGGGGCCAGACCTGAGAGAAATGCATGACAGCGGCCTTGCGCCCCTTTGCCCGGAGGATAGAGACCGTTTCCTCGGCAACGCCCTTGGTGGAGCCCCAGCAGACCATCAGAAGATCAGGATCGTCGTCGCCCGCATATGACGGCGCCTCCACCTCGGCCATGATGGCCGACATCTTGGCAGCCCTCTTCTCCACCATCCTTTTCCGCACGACCAGGTCTTCGGTCAGGTGACCGTCCTCAGTATGCTCGTCGGAGTCGGTGACGACCAGGTGTTCGCTCGCCCCTGGCAGGAGCCTCGGCGAGATGCCGTCGGCGGTGAACCTGTGGCGCAGATAATCGCCTTTGATCAAAGCGGGGTCAACGCCCGGTTTCACAGGCTCAAGGGCGGCTATATCGAACGGTTCGACCGAGCGGCAGGAATCGGCGAGAAACTGGTCCGTGAGAAGGAATACGGGGCCCTGCGACTTCTCGGCCAGGAACATCGCCCTGCGCGCGAGGTGAAAACACTGCTCCACGGTGCCCGGCGAGAAGATCGCGCGCGGGAACTCGCCGTGGCCCGCGTGCAGCACGAGCTCCAGGTCCGCCTGCTCGGTGCGCGTGGGCAGTCCCGTAGCAGGCGCAGGCCTCTGTGAGACGACGATCACGATCGGAGTCTCGGTCATGGCGGCCAGACTCACGCCCTCGACCATGAGCGCGAAACCTCCGCCGGACGTTCCCACCATGGCGGGCGCGCCGGCGTACGACGCACCTATCGCCATATTGACGGCCGCGATCTCGTCTTCGACCTGCTCCACCACTATCCCCATCTTCTTCGAGTGAGCGGCGAGGGTGAGCGCGATGGATGTAGAGGGGGTCATGGGGTAGAAGCAGTAGAACTTGAGCCCTGCCGATAGCGCGCCCAGCGCTATCGCCTCGTTGCCGTCGAGCATCACGCACGAAGCACAGGGTCGAGCCTTGCCCGGGCCCTCTATCCTGCGATCCCCGTTCCACTCATAGGCGCGCGCGAGCGCCGCCTCGTTGGCCTCGACCACGGAGACATCTTTGCGGCCGAATGCCGACTCGACCGCCTTGGCCGCGGCTTCTTTGGGCAACCCGAGCAACGAGCATGAGATCCCGAGCGCGACTATGTTCTCGTACCTCGCGCCGCCGGCGAGCTCATCGTAGGGGATTGCGAGGCAACGGCCGTGGTCGCAGGCGAATTTCTTTTCAGCGAGGATGAAGCCGCCGTCGCGAAGTGAATGTTTGTAGATCTCGATCGTATTCGCATCGAACGCCACGAGAAGATCCACGGCCTCCTCGGGCGAGGCGATCTCGGACACGGACGCCCTGATCCTGAACGAGTTGTGGCCGCCGCGGATGCGGGACTGGTAGTCCTGCGTCACCACTATGTGAAAACCCTGGCGCACGAGTATCTTCGAGAGCAGCCTGCCCACAGTGACAAGCCCCTGCCCCGCCTCGCCGCCTATGAGGATGTTGAGGGCGCCCTTTGGCACAACGCCGGTTATCCCTTCCATAGCCCGTGGATGTTGCAGTACTCCCGGGCAGTGATCTGGTTCGCCTTCACGTTGAAAGTCGCCTCGGGCTTTTCCCCGGGCTTCAAGAACTGTCTGCAAGTCTTGCCGTTCGCTATGATCTCGATCCACTCGATGTAGTGCTTCTCCTCCATGGGATGCGCCACGCTGCCGACCTTGACGATGAGCCCCGCGGCCGTGCGTTCGATCACGGGCACGTGCTTCTCCTTGGCCGCGTCCACCGTGTTGGCGTCCAAGCGCTTCATCGGCTGATCACAGCACACCAGCTGGCCTATGCTCGCATGCACCATCTCCACCATGTTGCCGCAAACCTCGCATTTGTAGATCTCCAGAAGTTTTGTCGCCATATCGCCTCCCCCTTTTGCGTTACCAGTTCTCTCCCAGCAACTCAAAATACGCCTGCGGGTGCTGACATGCCGGGCACTTGTCCGGCGCGCCCCTGCCCTTGTGCACATAGCCGCAGTTCAGGCAGCGCCATGTCGTCTCCTGCTGACGCGTGAATACGACGCCATTCTCGATGTTGGCCTTGAGCGACTCGTAGCGGCGCATGTGCTGTTTCTCCGCGACGGCGATCGACTCAAAGGCCTGCGCGATCTCCTCGAACCCCTCTTTGCGCGCCACCGTCGCAAAACCTGGATACATCTCGGACCACTCGTTGCGCTCGCCCGCGGCCGCCTCGGCCAGATTCTCCACCGTGGTGCCGATCTTGCCCGCAGGGAACAGCCCCCTGACCTCCACCAGGCCTCCGTCCAGGAACTTGAAGAGGCGTTTAGCGTGCTCCTTTTCCTGGTTTGCGGTCTCCTCGAAGATCTGCGAGATCTGCACGTAGCCCTCTTTCTTCGCCTGACCCGCGAAGTAGGAGTAGCGGTTTCTGGCCTGCGATTCGCCTGCAAACGCTGTGAGGATGTTTTTCTCGGTATTCGATCCTTTTAGATTCATCTTCGATCTCCTTTCAGTCCGCATGGGGACGAATCGTGGTATATATATAAGCCAATTAGTTTGCAATCACCAATTGGCCTTCAGCCTCCTAACCACGTTCCTGCCAAGATCCTCGCACTTTTTGAGGTCCTCTGCGGTGGGCGCGCAATTCGCCTCCACCACCGGCTCCACCAAATCCCATGCGCCGGCGCCTCCCTTTGCAAACTCGGTGAGCGTGGAAACGCCGCCCCCGCTCCAGCCGAAGGTGCCGAAGAGCCCGAGCACCCGTTTCATGAGCTTCTTGCGCTCGAGGAGTTTTATGAAGTGCTCCATCGGGGGATAGAGCCCGGTGTCATAGGTTGGGCTGCCGAGGATGAGGCCCCGGAAGCGCCACGCGTCGCGTATGAGGTACGAGACGTGCATGCGCGAGAC
This window encodes:
- the tkt gene encoding transketolase yields the protein MTKRKPDVDQLCIDSIRMLAVDAVDRARSGHPGLPLGASPMAYVLWTKFLKHNPKDPLWFDRDRFVLSAGHGSAMLYALLHLSGYGLAVEEVKNFRQYESQTPGHPERACAPGVETTTGPLGQGFGMGVGMAIAERFMASRYNRPGAELIDHFTYAIVSDGDLMEGVSSEAASIAGHLGLGKLVYLYDDNHISIEGSTELAFTEDVLRRFEAYGWHTQRVKDGNDLGAIEGAIKKARAEKKRPSLIAVRTHIGFGSPKHDTASVHGEPLGPDANKATREFFKWRLPPFEVPEGVRERFALVAEEGGRREEEWRQVLARYRERYPQDAARFEAEIAGRLPGGWEEALPRFEGSKPISTRAASGKTINALAKALPNLIGGSADLGPSTKTLIDGGGDFEADNFSGRNLHFGVREHAMGSIVNGMAIHGGLIPYGSTFLVFSDYMRPAIRIAALMSAHSIFVFTHDSVGLGEDGPTHQPIEHLVSLRAMPGLVLIRPADANETLSAWCWALAHDGPVALALSRQNLPVLDSGAASDCLKKGAYVLSDCEREPQAIIIATGSEVHLALEAQGWLLSEDIPVRVVSMPSWELFEAQDQAYRDSVLPPRIKARVAVEAGATVGWHRWVGDCGRVIGIDRFGASAPGEIVMEKRGITADAVIKAVKEIL
- a CDS encoding SO_0444 family Cu/Zn efflux transporter; amino-acid sequence: MQHITGVFSESISLFYQMAPYLLFGFFFAGILHAFISMEWIARHLGRSSVVSVIKSVILGIPLPLCSCGVIPAAMMLNKKGASRGSVVSFLIATPITGVDSIMATYSLLGPFFTVFRVISASVTAFIAGILGNILLTTRHEPLAIEGGLEIHADHGEHCHACGVEGHGTGERERCAKPEWWRGGRIYEMLRYAFVELLGDIWRWLVIGLLIAGVISYAVPDELIIRYLGSPFISMLVMLVVGIPMYVCSTGSLPIAAALMLKGMSPGAAMVFLLAGPATNAVTITVVAKELGKGAAVIYVATIAVMSIAFGYLLNWLWYGSMMSMDAMHHAGFMLPPWAGKASAAFLLLLIINVALRGIFSRRKTA
- a CDS encoding fumarylacetoacetate hydrolase family protein, producing MRQIRLGGEAYEPTKVICVGRNFPDHAREMGGTASSSEPIIFIKPNSSVASSPSEIFIPQSLGLLHHEVELCALIGNGGSGLSIEGAQGSIAGWAVGIDFTLRSVQMEAKKVGGPWALAKGFDNAAVMGEFAGVGGELDPSAFWFSLSVNGHERQRGLARDMVFTPAAIISYVSRFMTLEKGDVIMCGTPSGVGEVRDGDRIAAEAKGLPKLEFLLRRKQGG
- a CDS encoding rubredoxin, whose product is MHKWMCQVCGYIYDPAKGDPANGVEPGTDFADVPEDWVCPECGVGKDQFERLDN
- a CDS encoding flavin reductase family protein — protein: MPGQRIAMDFRITSDTAGLNQALFSVTHGLYILTSISGGRINGQCLDSLMQVTNMPPRMAIGVGKRSLTHDMIMESGIFAANVIDREYAHCYADVKRFGFQSGRKVDKFADRAHEAGELGAPVLPEAKAFFECRVIREKTVGLDTHTIFVADVVRAGTRDSGEPLTYNEYRKVLKKR
- a CDS encoding 2-oxoacid:ferredoxin oxidoreductase subunit beta — its product is MVNVSDYGTYETAWCPGCGNFAILDCVKQALAELSLAPHQVLFVSGIGQAAKAPHYLNCNVFDGLHGRALPVATGAKLANRKLAVIVESGDGCSYGEGGNHFMAAIRRNVDVTMIVHNNQVYGLTKGQASPTSEEGFVTKAQPAGAFSEPLHPLGVAIAMRAGFVARSFSGMKDHAVEMIKQAMGHRGFSLVDVLQPCVSFNKVNTFAWYKKRCQPLPEGYDPKNWETAIKTSMEWGDRIPVGVIYRNDRPAFEEHFDWISQGGLVDTPYSKDALMEAMKGYG
- a CDS encoding 2-oxoacid:acceptor oxidoreductase subunit alpha, whose product is MEGITGVVPKGALNILIGGEAGQGLVTVGRLLSKILVRQGFHIVVTQDYQSRIRGGHNSFRIRASVSEIASPEEAVDLLVAFDANTIEIYKHSLRDGGFILAEKKFACDHGRCLAIPYDELAGGARYENIVALGISCSLLGLPKEAAAKAVESAFGRKDVSVVEANEAALARAYEWNGDRRIEGPGKARPCASCVMLDGNEAIALGALSAGLKFYCFYPMTPSTSIALTLAAHSKKMGIVVEQVEDEIAAVNMAIGASYAGAPAMVGTSGGGFALMVEGVSLAAMTETPIVIVVSQRPAPATGLPTRTEQADLELVLHAGHGEFPRAIFSPGTVEQCFHLARRAMFLAEKSQGPVFLLTDQFLADSCRSVEPFDIAALEPVKPGVDPALIKGDYLRHRFTADGISPRLLPGASEHLVVTDSDEHTEDGHLTEDLVVRKRMVEKRAAKMSAIMAEVEAPSYAGDDDPDLLMVCWGSTKGVAEETVSILRAKGRKAAVMHFSQVWPLKPLQFMKRLESAKRTVAVEGNATAQFARLLRRETGFEIKERILRYDGLPITTEYILQGMES
- a CDS encoding desulfoferrodoxin; the encoded protein is MATKLLEIYKCEVCGNMVEMVHASIGQLVCCDQPMKRLDANTVDAAKEKHVPVIERTAAGLIVKVGSVAHPMEEKHYIEWIEIIANGKTCRQFLKPGEKPEATFNVKANQITAREYCNIHGLWKG
- a CDS encoding rubrerythrin family protein, whose protein sequence is MNLKGSNTEKNILTAFAGESQARNRYSYFAGQAKKEGYVQISQIFEETANQEKEHAKRLFKFLDGGLVEVRGLFPAGKIGTTVENLAEAAAGERNEWSEMYPGFATVARKEGFEEIAQAFESIAVAEKQHMRRYESLKANIENGVVFTRQQETTWRCLNCGYVHKGRGAPDKCPACQHPQAYFELLGENW